From Marivirga harenae, one genomic window encodes:
- a CDS encoding deoxynucleoside kinase — protein sequence MEKRIDQLKHIAIAGNIGAGKTTLANKLSHHYGWKTEFEAVEDNPYLVDFYSDMKQWAFHLQVYFLNSRLKQVKRIRESDHTVVQDRSIYEDCYVFAKNLHESGNMSDRDYQNYLELFDSMSPVITPPDLLIYLRADIPKLVGQIEKRGRDYEETIRIDYLKNLNKHYEAWVKQYEIGKLIIIDVNQLDYLNNVEDFALIVSKIDTEVHGLFSHQ from the coding sequence ATGGAAAAGAGAATTGATCAATTAAAACATATAGCTATAGCTGGCAATATCGGTGCTGGAAAAACAACTTTAGCAAACAAATTATCGCACCATTACGGATGGAAAACTGAATTTGAAGCAGTAGAGGATAATCCTTATTTAGTCGATTTTTATAGTGATATGAAACAATGGGCCTTCCATCTACAAGTTTATTTTTTAAACAGTCGACTGAAGCAAGTTAAGAGAATTCGAGAAAGTGATCATACTGTGGTTCAAGATCGATCTATATATGAAGATTGCTATGTGTTTGCAAAAAACCTTCATGAATCAGGTAATATGTCAGATCGTGACTACCAAAACTATTTAGAGCTATTTGATTCTATGTCTCCTGTCATAACTCCACCAGATTTGCTCATTTATTTAAGAGCTGATATTCCAAAATTAGTAGGCCAAATAGAGAAAAGAGGAAGAGACTACGAAGAGACAATCCGAATTGATTATTTAAAAAACCTCAATAAGCATTATGAAGCATGGGTAAAACAATATGAAATTGGTAAACTCATCATAATAGATGTAAATCAACTAGACTATTTAAATAATGTTGAAGATTTCGCTTTAATCGTTAGTAAAATAGATACCGAGGTGCACGGGCTCTTTTCTCATCAATAA
- a CDS encoding bacteriorhodopsin-like, with translation MDLLFLADVIDIKSDDPVAFTFFTGYMAMFAASVFFFFERQQVDGKWKTSLLVSGLITMIAAVHYYYMRDYYAATGMNPTVLRYIDWTLTVPLMCVEFYLLLRPAGAKQSFMWKLIAASVVMLVAGYIGEAFTDGTMFHSVLWGVISTLGYIYILYSAWAGEAAQLAKASGNEAVQKGIKALAWFVLVGWAIYPIGYMAMPGGWLGQDGLGLLQPSSMDLIYNIGDAINKIGFGLVVYGIAMSETKRAKATA, from the coding sequence ATGGACTTATTATTCTTAGCAGATGTCATTGACATCAAATCGGATGATCCGGTAGCATTTACCTTCTTTACAGGGTATATGGCAATGTTCGCAGCTTCAGTCTTTTTCTTCTTTGAAAGACAACAAGTTGATGGAAAGTGGAAAACTTCACTTTTAGTGTCTGGTTTAATTACCATGATCGCGGCAGTTCATTATTATTATATGCGTGATTACTACGCAGCCACGGGTATGAACCCAACAGTTCTTCGTTATATTGACTGGACTTTAACAGTTCCATTGATGTGTGTGGAGTTTTACCTATTGTTAAGACCTGCAGGTGCAAAACAAAGCTTTATGTGGAAACTAATCGCAGCTTCAGTAGTGATGCTAGTTGCAGGATACATTGGCGAAGCCTTTACTGATGGAACAATGTTCCACTCTGTGCTATGGGGTGTTATATCTACATTAGGGTACATTTATATCTTGTATTCAGCATGGGCAGGAGAAGCAGCTCAATTGGCGAAAGCTAGCGGAAACGAAGCGGTACAAAAAGGTATTAAAGCACTAGCGTGGTTTGTATTAGTAGGTTGGGCAATTTACCCAATCGGTTACATGGCTATGCCAGGCGGATGGTTAGGTCAAGATGGCTTAGGGTTATTGCAACCTTCTAGCATGGATTTAATTTACAATATTGGTGATGCTATTAACAAAATCGGATTCGGTTTAGTAGTATATGGAATTGCCATGAGCGAAACTAAAAGGGCTAAAGCAACAGCTTAA
- a CDS encoding DUF2461 domain-containing protein — MAYFSEDFIRFFNELERNNHKEWFDENRKRYEKEIKEPFKSFVGDLIIAIQKFDPEILIKPKDAIFRINRDIRFSKNKQPYKNNVAAYISKISKKEQFPGYYVHLDAEGIWLGGGLYDLSTENIYKVRQEILYNENNLKEALNAQGFKEEFGDLQGKKNKILKAPFKEYGKEIPILYQKQFYFMKQYPASKIASDDLVEFCSDKFEKAFRINKFLRLAIENIE, encoded by the coding sequence ATGGCTTATTTCAGCGAAGATTTTATTCGGTTTTTCAACGAACTAGAAAGAAACAATCATAAAGAATGGTTTGATGAAAATAGAAAAAGGTATGAAAAAGAGATTAAGGAGCCTTTCAAATCCTTCGTTGGTGATTTAATTATCGCAATCCAAAAATTTGACCCCGAAATCCTAATCAAACCAAAAGATGCCATTTTTAGGATAAATAGAGATATTCGCTTTTCTAAAAACAAGCAGCCCTATAAAAATAATGTGGCTGCTTACATCTCCAAGATTTCAAAAAAAGAACAATTTCCCGGTTATTATGTGCACTTAGATGCAGAAGGTATCTGGTTAGGTGGTGGACTTTATGATTTATCCACTGAAAACATTTATAAAGTAAGACAGGAAATTCTGTACAATGAGAATAATTTAAAGGAAGCCTTGAATGCACAAGGCTTTAAAGAAGAATTTGGAGATCTTCAAGGGAAGAAGAACAAAATTCTTAAAGCTCCTTTTAAAGAATATGGAAAAGAAATTCCAATATTGTATCAAAAGCAGTTTTACTTTATGAAACAATATCCTGCAAGCAAAATTGCATCGGATGATTTAGTTGAATTCTGTTCAGATAAATTTGAGAAAGCCTTTCGTATTAATAAGTTTTTACGATTAGCAATTGAAAATATTGAATAA
- a CDS encoding J domain-containing protein, with product MENYYQLLGVSEMATLLEIKAAYKRLAKAYHPDINPSVEAEEKFKLISTAYTVLSNQELRQTYDLRLAQARLNAKRASIRAQEQRQSAYKKPYQNYTYRPPIYRPSTDKNSERKATYYALAIVASVAILLYVGVSIFDFIQERKLQNKISLFDEQVKHADSLYYSGKVQAALSFIDKIKSSNHDFQAIKRHEIDYLTFRREQANIDYNNGAFQDALWGYLFFMEYSQSQNPDLQFRLAVCYRNLREPNKAIFILNELMNSSYKRMRMIALIGEIYKEELNDHEVAMQYYQIGLSSILAEFKSVYGNAYRLLVSAERTPESYKSIYYNAAEILYQQKEYTEASKLLEWVIFFQPKNEMAYNYLIHCYYELNNKKEACNIFNKAEKIDIHPQIKVELKCD from the coding sequence ATGGAAAATTACTATCAATTATTAGGAGTGAGTGAAATGGCTACTTTGTTAGAAATAAAGGCAGCTTATAAAAGATTGGCGAAAGCTTATCATCCTGACATAAATCCTTCAGTGGAAGCAGAGGAAAAGTTTAAATTGATTTCGACTGCATATACGGTTCTAAGTAACCAAGAATTGAGGCAAACTTACGATTTAAGGCTAGCACAGGCACGTCTAAATGCAAAACGGGCGAGTATTAGAGCTCAAGAACAGAGGCAAAGTGCATATAAAAAGCCATATCAAAATTACACTTATAGGCCTCCTATTTATAGACCCTCAACAGATAAGAATTCGGAAAGGAAAGCAACCTATTATGCCTTAGCTATTGTTGCGTCAGTTGCCATTTTGCTGTATGTTGGTGTTTCTATTTTTGACTTCATTCAGGAAAGGAAGCTCCAGAATAAAATCAGCTTATTTGATGAGCAAGTTAAACATGCCGATAGCCTTTATTATTCTGGTAAAGTTCAAGCGGCCTTAAGTTTTATTGATAAAATTAAATCTTCTAATCATGATTTTCAAGCTATAAAAAGGCACGAAATAGATTATTTAACTTTCAGAAGAGAGCAAGCCAATATAGACTATAATAATGGAGCTTTTCAAGATGCCCTTTGGGGTTATCTTTTTTTTATGGAATACAGCCAAAGTCAAAACCCTGATCTCCAATTCAGATTAGCTGTTTGCTATAGAAATCTAAGAGAACCGAACAAAGCCATTTTCATTCTAAATGAACTTATGAATAGTAGCTATAAAAGAATGCGTATGATTGCACTGATTGGAGAAATCTACAAAGAAGAACTGAATGACCACGAAGTGGCCATGCAATATTATCAAATAGGATTAAGCAGTATTTTAGCAGAATTTAAAAGTGTATATGGTAATGCATACAGATTGTTGGTTTCTGCGGAAAGAACTCCGGAAAGTTATAAATCTATTTATTACAATGCTGCAGAAATTCTTTACCAACAGAAGGAATACACCGAAGCTTCAAAATTATTAGAGTGGGTTATATTCTTTCAACCCAAGAATGAAATGGCTTATAACTATTTAATCCACTGCTACTATGAGCTTAATAATAAAAAGGAAGCTTGCAATATTTTCAATAAAGCAGAAAAGATTGATATTCACCCTCAAATAAAAGTCGAATTAAAATGTGACTGA
- a CDS encoding M28 family metallopeptidase produces MRYLFTLLLLLKLSLGLGQSSLAREHLRVLTSDSLAGRGFTSNGQQKAADFIVEELKSCNVKAGVEDAFRQELSYPVNTFPGTVQYSVVSSTTVKIYAIGKDFLFHSASAPMELEGEIKAISTEAEIDRKVKNQIFYIEKNVDNAKEVTELTQRFLFKNSAKGNLLIIQDSSKWSWFPSSESSENAVLYVKDKLPKHSKVSVINESKFISNFRSSNVVGKIKGQRSDSVMMLSAHYDHLGEQGNAVFKGANDNASGVVMLLALAKYFAENQPKFDTYFLFTTAEEIGLLGSYYFIENSPFDLRKINMLINLDMVGTGDEGIMVVNAKKQNQYFNLLKQLNKDRIFEIKARGEACNSDHCLFDRVGVPAVFIYTLGGKQAYHDIYDNGEELSLEAFDDLHDLLIESLEKY; encoded by the coding sequence ATGCGTTACCTTTTTACTTTATTACTTCTATTAAAGCTGTCCCTAGGCCTCGGCCAAAGTAGTTTAGCTCGAGAGCATCTGCGAGTCTTAACTTCAGATTCTTTGGCGGGAAGAGGTTTTACATCAAATGGACAGCAGAAAGCCGCAGATTTTATTGTGGAAGAGTTAAAATCATGTAATGTAAAGGCTGGAGTAGAGGATGCTTTTAGACAAGAATTATCGTATCCGGTAAATACTTTCCCAGGGACTGTGCAGTATTCAGTGGTAAGTAGTACCACAGTTAAAATTTATGCAATAGGTAAAGATTTCCTTTTCCACTCTGCATCGGCACCGATGGAGCTGGAGGGTGAAATCAAAGCTATTTCTACGGAAGCTGAAATAGATAGAAAGGTTAAAAATCAAATTTTCTATATTGAAAAGAATGTAGATAATGCTAAGGAGGTGACTGAGTTAACACAGCGATTTCTATTTAAAAATAGCGCAAAAGGTAATTTACTCATTATTCAAGACAGTTCTAAATGGAGTTGGTTTCCATCTTCAGAATCATCTGAAAATGCTGTGCTCTACGTAAAGGATAAACTACCAAAGCATTCAAAAGTAAGCGTGATAAATGAGTCCAAGTTTATTTCAAATTTCAGATCATCCAATGTGGTTGGGAAAATAAAAGGACAAAGAAGTGACTCTGTCATGATGCTTTCTGCTCATTATGATCATTTAGGAGAGCAGGGAAATGCAGTATTCAAAGGAGCAAATGATAATGCCTCAGGCGTGGTGATGTTGCTTGCTTTGGCAAAATATTTTGCAGAAAATCAACCCAAGTTTGACACCTATTTTCTATTTACGACAGCTGAGGAAATTGGACTTTTGGGAAGTTATTATTTCATTGAAAATTCTCCTTTTGATTTAAGGAAAATCAATATGCTTATTAATTTGGATATGGTTGGGACGGGTGATGAAGGTATTATGGTAGTAAATGCCAAAAAACAAAACCAGTATTTCAACTTACTTAAACAGCTAAATAAAGATAGAATATTTGAAATCAAAGCCAGGGGAGAAGCATGCAATAGCGACCATTGCCTGTTTGATAGAGTGGGTGTTCCAGCCGTGTTTATTTATACGTTAGGGGGCAAGCAAGCATATCATGATATTTACGACAATGGGGAAGAATTAAGTTTGGAGGCCTTTGATGATTTGCATGATTTATTGATTGAGAGCTTAGAAAAATATTGA
- a CDS encoding glycosyltransferase family 4 protein has product MKILYIHQYFKTPDEGGANRSYFMAQALKAKGHNVEILTAHNEIKTISKKVDGLMVRYLAVRYENQFGFLKRIRAFLYFIHFCKRFILENHDYDKIIATSTPLTVGFIARWAKKKFHIPYIFEVRDLWPEAPIQMGVIKNPLLKLWLEKQELNFYQNAERVIALSPGMRNHIERRAPEVKVELIPNVADCDFFQRVEEKDEDLVLQFGVKNKFVVSYFGAVGPVNDLMSLIKCAELSAHLPIRFLIMGEGSSLLDVKDYVARNQLKNVFFIPYGTKEDVRDVMNVTDACYVSFLHKPVLRTNSPNKFFDAIASGKLIITNIQGWIRGLVEKRHIGFFADSDFPAEFGEKIKPFIDSPELLSKYQQASRDTAEQFFSRIELSNHFVQAIEGKNYQHEAEIRSIFSLSA; this is encoded by the coding sequence ATGAAAATCTTATACATCCATCAATATTTTAAAACACCAGATGAGGGCGGTGCGAACCGCTCTTACTTCATGGCACAAGCTTTAAAAGCCAAGGGGCACAATGTAGAGATATTGACTGCGCACAATGAAATCAAAACCATTTCAAAAAAAGTTGATGGATTAATGGTTCGTTATTTAGCGGTCCGTTATGAAAATCAGTTTGGCTTTCTCAAAAGAATTAGAGCTTTCCTTTACTTTATACATTTCTGCAAGAGATTTATTCTTGAAAATCATGATTACGATAAGATCATAGCAACAAGTACACCTCTGACCGTTGGCTTTATTGCACGATGGGCAAAGAAGAAATTTCATATCCCTTACATTTTTGAAGTTCGAGATTTGTGGCCCGAGGCCCCAATTCAGATGGGCGTAATTAAAAACCCACTGCTAAAATTGTGGCTTGAAAAGCAAGAGCTAAACTTTTATCAAAATGCAGAAAGAGTAATAGCTTTGTCTCCTGGCATGCGAAATCATATTGAAAGAAGGGCGCCAGAAGTAAAAGTAGAACTAATCCCAAATGTTGCAGATTGTGATTTCTTTCAACGGGTAGAGGAGAAAGATGAGGATTTGGTTTTGCAATTTGGAGTGAAAAATAAGTTCGTGGTAAGTTACTTTGGAGCCGTTGGCCCCGTAAACGACCTCATGAGTTTGATAAAATGCGCTGAACTTTCAGCTCATTTACCAATACGTTTTTTAATAATGGGTGAGGGATCAAGTCTTTTGGATGTAAAAGACTACGTTGCCAGAAATCAACTAAAGAATGTTTTCTTTATTCCTTATGGTACTAAAGAAGATGTACGAGATGTCATGAACGTCACGGATGCTTGCTATGTATCTTTTTTACACAAACCTGTTTTAAGAACTAACTCACCTAATAAATTTTTTGACGCCATCGCCTCAGGCAAATTAATCATTACCAATATTCAAGGATGGATCAGGGGTTTAGTAGAAAAACGCCATATTGGATTTTTTGCTGATTCGGATTTTCCAGCGGAATTTGGCGAGAAAATAAAGCCCTTTATTGATTCACCAGAGCTTTTAAGCAAATACCAACAAGCTTCAAGAGACACTGCTGAACAATTTTTTAGTCGCATAGAATTAAGTAATCATTTTGTTCAAGCTATTGAAGGCAAAAACTACCAGCATGAAGCTGAAATCCGTTCTATTTTTAGTTTGAGTGCTTAA
- the serS gene encoding serine--tRNA ligase, with protein MLQVANLREGKAEAVKGLVKRNIENAEALIDGVIALDDKRKALQTELDAVLAESNKISKSIGILMKEGKKEEAEQVKVKTAELKQKSKMLQEESQAIEKELTDSLYQIPNIPHADVKKGKGEDDNEIISEHGKKPELHPGNKPHWDLIKDYDIIDFDLGIKITGAGFPVYKGKGARMQRALLNFFLDEAGKQGFKEIQPPIVVNEASGIGTGQLPDKEGQMYHIEDTDLYMIPTAEVPITNLFRDEIINEEDLPIKLTAYTPCFRKEAGSWGAHVRGLNRLHQFDKVEIVQVQHPDKSYQALEEMSTYIQSLLNKLELPYRVLRLCGGDLGFTSALTYDMEVWSAAQEKWLEVSSVSNFETYQANRLKLRYKDADKKKLLLHTLNGSALAFPRILAAILENNQTEKGIKVPKVLQSYTGFEWID; from the coding sequence ATGTTACAAGTTGCAAATTTACGTGAAGGTAAAGCCGAAGCAGTTAAAGGCTTAGTGAAAAGGAACATAGAAAATGCTGAAGCACTCATAGATGGTGTAATTGCATTGGATGATAAAAGAAAAGCACTTCAAACAGAATTGGATGCAGTGCTTGCCGAATCCAATAAAATCTCCAAAAGCATCGGCATTTTAATGAAGGAGGGAAAAAAGGAAGAAGCGGAACAAGTAAAGGTTAAAACTGCCGAATTGAAGCAAAAAAGTAAGATGCTGCAGGAGGAATCTCAAGCAATAGAGAAAGAATTAACGGATAGCTTATATCAAATTCCAAATATTCCTCATGCAGACGTAAAAAAAGGCAAAGGCGAAGATGATAATGAAATTATTTCCGAACATGGTAAAAAGCCAGAATTGCATCCAGGCAATAAACCACATTGGGATTTAATCAAAGATTATGACATCATAGATTTTGATTTAGGAATTAAAATTACAGGTGCAGGATTCCCTGTCTACAAGGGTAAAGGGGCAAGGATGCAACGTGCTTTATTAAATTTCTTTTTGGATGAAGCTGGTAAACAAGGATTTAAAGAAATTCAGCCACCTATTGTAGTTAATGAGGCATCTGGAATCGGTACAGGTCAACTTCCTGATAAAGAAGGACAGATGTATCATATAGAAGATACGGATTTATACATGATTCCAACAGCAGAAGTACCGATCACCAATCTGTTTAGAGATGAAATCATTAATGAGGAGGATTTACCTATCAAGTTAACAGCCTATACGCCTTGTTTTCGAAAAGAAGCTGGATCTTGGGGAGCGCATGTGAGAGGGTTGAATCGATTGCACCAATTCGATAAAGTAGAAATTGTTCAGGTTCAGCATCCTGACAAATCATATCAAGCATTGGAAGAAATGAGTACATATATCCAAAGCCTATTAAATAAATTGGAACTCCCCTATCGTGTATTGAGATTATGCGGAGGCGATTTAGGGTTCACTTCTGCCTTAACTTATGATATGGAGGTTTGGTCTGCAGCACAAGAAAAATGGTTAGAAGTTAGCTCAGTTTCTAATTTTGAAACTTATCAGGCCAATAGATTAAAGCTGCGATATAAAGACGCAGATAAGAAAAAACTTTTATTGCACACTTTGAATGGCAGTGCATTAGCATTCCCTAGAATATTGGCAGCCATTTTGGAAAATAATCAAACTGAAAAAGGAATAAAAGTTCCCAAAGTATTGCAATCCTATACGGGCTTTGAGTGGATTGATTAA
- the rho gene encoding transcription termination factor Rho, with amino-acid sequence MYNIEELNLKLLSELKEIAEKLGVAQYKKLPKKELIYKILDQQALLPESDLPKKEEEKTTPKSAPAPKKETAPKAKAPKREEKSENKAEKKSEDVPAKQEASADDKTDRKPRPAPKDKRPRPERTERSNDKEDRANRPERAERSNDKEERANKPERGERKERTDNRSKKADIKDFDGIIENEGVLEMMQDGYGFLRSSDYNYLASPDDIYVSPSQIKLFGLKTGDTVKGQIRPPKEGEKYFALLRVSSVNGKTTEEIRDRVPFEYLTPLFPEEKFNLSTKPNKYSTRILDLFAPIGKGQRGMIVAQPKTGKTELLKEVANAMAENHPEAYLLILLIDERPEEVTDMARSVKAEVVSSTFDEQADRHVKVASMVLEKAKRMVECGHDVVILLDSITRLARAYNTVIPSSGKILSGGVDANALHKPKRFFGAARNLENGGSLTILATALIETGSKMDEVIFEEFKGTGNMELVLDRKLANKRIFPAIDVPASGTRREDLLMSKEELQRVWILRKFMADMNSGEAMELLLTKMKGTVDNNEFLISMNG; translated from the coding sequence ATGTATAACATTGAAGAATTAAACTTAAAGCTACTTTCTGAACTTAAAGAGATAGCAGAAAAACTGGGAGTAGCCCAGTACAAGAAATTGCCGAAGAAAGAATTGATTTACAAGATTTTGGATCAACAAGCACTTTTACCTGAAAGTGATTTACCAAAAAAAGAAGAAGAGAAAACTACTCCTAAATCAGCTCCGGCTCCAAAAAAGGAAACAGCTCCAAAAGCTAAAGCGCCAAAGCGAGAAGAAAAGTCAGAAAATAAGGCAGAAAAAAAATCTGAGGATGTACCTGCAAAACAAGAAGCAAGTGCTGACGATAAAACAGATCGTAAACCGCGCCCAGCCCCGAAAGATAAACGACCAAGACCTGAAAGAACTGAGCGTTCCAATGACAAAGAGGACCGAGCTAATAGACCCGAAAGAGCTGAGCGTTCCAATGATAAAGAGGAACGAGCCAATAAACCTGAGAGAGGTGAGAGAAAAGAAAGAACTGATAACCGATCTAAGAAAGCCGATATTAAGGATTTTGATGGAATCATCGAAAATGAAGGTGTTTTGGAAATGATGCAAGATGGATACGGTTTTTTACGTTCCTCTGATTATAATTATTTAGCAAGTCCTGATGATATTTATGTTTCGCCATCTCAAATTAAATTGTTTGGCTTAAAAACTGGTGATACAGTGAAAGGTCAAATCAGACCCCCAAAGGAAGGGGAAAAATACTTTGCGCTTCTAAGGGTTTCTTCTGTTAATGGAAAAACAACTGAGGAAATAAGAGATAGAGTTCCATTCGAATACTTAACTCCACTTTTCCCTGAAGAGAAATTCAACTTAAGTACAAAGCCTAACAAATATTCAACTCGTATTTTAGATCTATTTGCACCAATAGGTAAAGGCCAACGGGGGATGATAGTAGCTCAACCAAAAACAGGTAAAACTGAGCTATTGAAGGAAGTAGCAAATGCTATGGCTGAAAACCATCCGGAAGCTTATTTATTAATTTTGCTAATTGACGAACGTCCTGAAGAGGTTACAGATATGGCTCGTTCAGTAAAAGCGGAAGTGGTAAGTTCTACTTTTGATGAGCAAGCAGATAGACATGTGAAAGTGGCTAGTATGGTGCTTGAAAAAGCAAAAAGGATGGTAGAATGTGGGCATGATGTTGTAATCCTTTTAGATTCCATCACTAGACTAGCAAGGGCATACAATACTGTAATCCCATCTTCTGGTAAGATTTTGTCAGGTGGTGTCGATGCAAATGCTTTACACAAACCGAAGAGATTCTTTGGAGCAGCACGTAACTTAGAAAATGGAGGTTCATTAACCATTTTAGCAACTGCTTTAATTGAAACCGGTTCAAAAATGGACGAGGTGATCTTTGAGGAGTTCAAAGGAACAGGTAATATGGAATTGGTGCTAGACAGAAAATTAGCAAACAAGCGTATTTTCCCTGCTATTGATGTTCCAGCATCTGGTACCAGAAGAGAAGACTTATTGATGAGCAAGGAAGAATTGCAAAGAGTTTGGATATTACGTAAATTCATGGCAGATATGAACTCGGGAGAAGCAATGGAACTTTTATTAACTAAAATGAAAGGAACTGTTGATAACAATGAGTTTTTGATTTCCATGAATGGATAG
- the corA gene encoding magnesium/cobalt transporter CorA, translating to MDRFAKKIINLPKRLLVEEPLNLYSGIRGMFRESSKIAGLPPGSAVYTGVRKDTPFNIDLFTYRENHLEERINISIEEATNMPNDGNFHWLNIEGLNHVDNIKTICESLGIHPLNMEDILSVGQRPQIEDTGSYLFISTKMLQFDEKKNKTINEQVSFILFENLLITFQERKGDTFEAVRNRLRAGKGRIRKEGLDYLLYALVDTVVDHYFIVLEKFGDILEEIEERIMFLGQKRDFDLLYTLKRELIHIRRSVWPLREVISKLERDEIKLIRKQTRIFIRDVYEHTIQAIDSVETYRDFISSLGDLYQSVISNKLNQVMKTLTIFSVVFIPLTFIAGVYGINFENVPEFKWEYGYAYFWSLIIGFALVTLAVFKYKRWM from the coding sequence ATGGATAGATTTGCAAAGAAAATAATCAACTTACCAAAGCGGCTCCTTGTTGAGGAGCCGCTTAATTTATATTCAGGCATTCGCGGTATGTTTCGCGAAAGCTCCAAAATTGCAGGCCTTCCTCCTGGAAGCGCGGTCTACACCGGGGTTAGGAAAGATACCCCTTTTAATATTGATCTCTTTACCTATCGGGAAAATCACCTAGAAGAGAGAATAAACATATCTATTGAAGAGGCTACCAATATGCCCAATGATGGAAACTTTCATTGGCTGAATATTGAAGGTTTAAATCATGTTGATAATATTAAAACGATTTGTGAATCATTAGGAATCCACCCCCTTAATATGGAGGATATTCTTTCAGTTGGGCAAAGACCACAAATAGAAGACACAGGAAGTTATCTTTTCATTTCTACAAAAATGCTTCAGTTTGATGAAAAGAAAAATAAAACGATTAACGAGCAAGTCAGCTTTATTCTATTTGAGAATTTATTGATTACATTCCAGGAGCGAAAAGGAGATACTTTTGAAGCAGTAAGAAATAGATTAAGAGCAGGAAAAGGGAGAATTAGAAAAGAAGGGCTGGATTATTTGCTGTATGCTTTAGTTGACACCGTGGTCGATCATTATTTCATTGTCCTGGAAAAGTTTGGTGATATTCTCGAAGAGATAGAGGAACGAATCATGTTTTTGGGTCAAAAACGAGATTTTGATTTGCTTTATACCTTAAAACGCGAGTTAATTCATATTAGAAGATCGGTATGGCCATTGCGAGAGGTTATTAGCAAACTAGAAAGAGACGAAATTAAACTTATAAGGAAGCAAACCAGAATATTCATCAGAGACGTTTATGAGCATACAATACAAGCCATTGATTCTGTTGAAACATATAGAGACTTTATTTCCAGTTTAGGTGATCTATACCAATCAGTAATTAGTAACAAATTAAATCAGGTGATGAAAACACTGACCATTTTTTCGGTAGTTTTTATTCCACTAACTTTTATTGCAGGTGTTTACGGAATTAATTTTGAGAACGTACCTGAATTTAAATGGGAATACGGCTATGCTTATTTTTGGTCTTTAATAATTGGATTTGCTTTGGTTACTTTAGCTGTTTTCAAATATAAAAGGTGGATGTAA
- a CDS encoding SAM-dependent methyltransferase: MEKGVLYLIPTVIAPNTESKSLPTDLVQLCSSLDYYLVENIRTARRCLSAMNISKPIPEITFHELSKKTEESEIAGLMQPLFEGKSIGIMSEAGCPGIADPGSKAVSYAHAQGIRVEPWVGPSSIFLALMASGFSGQSFAFSGYLPIDKKEKTQAIRALEQTAFKTGQTQIFMETPYRNNQLVEDIVKICSPQLKLCIAKDINGVGEMIKTDTIQNWKKSKPDLHKSPCIFLFGNN, from the coding sequence ATGGAAAAAGGAGTCTTATATTTAATTCCAACAGTGATTGCTCCAAACACAGAGTCGAAATCCCTTCCGACTGATCTAGTACAATTGTGCAGTAGCCTAGATTATTACTTAGTAGAAAACATCCGTACAGCAAGAAGATGTCTGAGTGCAATGAATATTTCCAAACCTATTCCTGAAATTACCTTTCATGAATTGAGTAAAAAAACAGAAGAATCGGAAATAGCAGGTTTAATGCAACCGCTTTTTGAAGGTAAATCTATTGGCATCATGTCTGAAGCAGGCTGTCCTGGTATTGCAGATCCTGGATCTAAGGCAGTTTCTTACGCACACGCACAAGGTATAAGAGTTGAACCATGGGTTGGCCCCTCTTCCATTTTTCTTGCATTGATGGCATCTGGGTTCAGTGGGCAATCTTTTGCCTTCTCCGGCTACTTACCAATAGATAAAAAAGAAAAGACTCAAGCCATCAGGGCACTGGAACAAACTGCATTTAAGACTGGTCAGACCCAAATTTTCATGGAAACTCCTTACCGAAACAATCAGTTAGTGGAAGATATTGTAAAAATTTGTTCTCCTCAACTGAAATTGTGTATTGCAAAAGATATTAATGGGGTAGGCGAAATGATTAAAACGGATACGATCCAAAACTGGAAAAAGAGTAAACCTGATTTACATAAGTCGCCATGTATTTTTTTATTCGGAAACAATTAA